CCGCATCCGCGGCGAGCTGGAGAAGCTGACCGGCAAGCAGGTCCAGCTGAACATCCTCGAGGTCAAGAACCCCGAGGTGGACGCTCAGCTGGTGGCCCAGGCCGTCGCCGAGCAGCTCTCCTCCCGCGTCTCCTTCCGTCGCGCCATGCGTAAGAGCATGCAGAGCTCGATGAAGGCCGGCGCCAAGGGCATCAAGATCCAGTGCGGTGGCCGCCTCGGCGGCGCCGAGATGTCCCGCTCGGAGTTCTACCGCGAGGGCCGCGTGCCCCTGCACACGCTCCGCGCGAACGTCGACTACGGCTTCTTCGAGGCCAAGACGACCTTCGGCCGCATCGGCGTGAAGGTCTGGATCTACAAGGGCGACGTCAAGAACATCGCCGAGGTCCGCGCCGAGAACGCCGCTGCCCGCGCAGGCAACCGCCCGGCCCGTGGCGGCACCGACCGCCCGGCCGGCCGTGGTGGCCGCGGTGGCGAGCGTGGCGGTCGCGGACGCAAGCCGCAGCAGCCCGGCACGGTGGAGGCCCCCAAGGCCGACGCCCCCGCCGCCGCTGCTCCGGCTGCTGAGAGCACCGGAACGGAGGCCTGACCGAAATGCTGATCCCCCGTAGGGTCAAGCACCGCAAGCAGCACCACCCGAAGCGCAGCGGTATGTCCAAGGGTGGTACGCAGGTTGCGTTCGGCGAGTACGGCATCCAGGCGCTGACCCCGGCGTACGTGACGAACCGCCAGATCGAAGCAGCTCGTATCGCGATGACCCGCCACATCAAGCGTGGCGGCAAGGTCTGGATCAACATCTACCCGGACCGCCCCCTGACGAAGAAGCCCGCCGAGACCCGCATGGGTTCCGGTAAGGGTTCTCCCGAGTGGTGGATCGCGAACGTCAAGCCCGGTCGGGTGATGTTCGAGCTGTCCTACCCGAACGAGAAGATTGCTCGTGAGGCGCTTACCCGCGCTGCTCACAAGCTTCCGATGAAGTGCCGGATTGTTCGGCGCGAGGCAGGTGAGTCGTGATGTCGGTCGGTACCAAGGCGTCCGAGCTGCGCGAACTGGGCGACGAGGAGCTCCTCAACAAGCTCCGCGAGGCCAAGGAAGAGCTGTTCAACCTCCGCTTCCAGGCGGCAACTGGTCAGCTCGAGAACCACGGTCGGCTCAAGTCCGTCCGTAAGGACATCGCGCGGATCTACACCCTGATGCGTGAGCGCGAGCTGGGCATCGAAACGGTGGAGAGCGCCTGATGAGCGAGAAGACTGTGACTGAGACCAACACCGACCGTAGCTTCCGCAAGACCCGTGAGGGTCTGGTCGTCAGCGACAAGATGGACAAGACCGTCGTCGTCGCCGTCGAAGACCGCGTGAAGCACGCTCTGTACGGCAAGGTCATCCGCCGTACGAACAAGCTCAAGGCTCACGACGAGCAGAACGCCGCCGGCGTCGGCGACCGCGTCATCATCATGGAGACGCGTCCGCTGTCCGCCTCGAAGCGGTGGCGCATCGTCGAGATCCTCGAGAAGGCCAAGTAATTCCTGAGGGGTTCCCCTCAGGTCGGTTCCGCCAGGCTCGGTGAGGGAGCTCCGTAATCCACTTACGGAGCTCCCCGCCGGGAACCGGCAGACGATCAGGAGATAGACGTGATCCAGCAGGAGTCGCGACTTCGCGTCGCCGACAACACGGGTGCGAAGGAAATCCTCACCATCCGTGTTCTCGGTGGTTCGGGTCGCCGCTACGCGGGCATCGGTGACGTCATCGTCGCCACCGTCAAGGACGCGATCCCCGGCGGTAACGTGAAGAAGGGTGACGTCGTCAAGGCTGTCATCGTTCGCACCGTCAAGGAGCGCCGTCGTCAGGATGGCTCGTACATCCGCTTCGACGAGAACGCAGCCGTCATTCTGAAGAACGACGGCGACCCCCGCGGCACCCGCATCTTCGGCCCGGTGGGCCGGGAGCTGCGCGAGAAGAAGTTCATGAAGATCATCTCGCTCGCGCCGGAGGTGCTGTAAGCATGAAGATCAAGAAGGGCGACCTGGTTCAGGTCATCACCGGTAAGGACAAGGGCAAGCAGGGCAAGGTCATCGTGGCCTACCCCGCTCAGGACCGCGTCCTCGTCGAGGGTGTCAACCGGGTCAAGAAGCACACCAAGGCCGGTCAGACGGCTCGCGGTTCGCAGACCGGCGGCATCGTCACCACTGAGGCCCCGATTCACGTCAGCAACGTTCAGCTGGTTGTGGAGAAGGACGGCAACAAGGTCGTCACCCGCGTCGGCTACCGCTTTGACGACGAGGGCAACAAGGTCCGCGTTGCCAAGCGGACTGGTGAGGACATCTGATGACTGCCACCACTTCGCCGCGTCTCAAGACGCGCTACCGCGAGGAAATCGCCGGCAAGCTGCGTGAGGAGTTCTCGTACGAGAACGTCATGCAGATTCCCGGTCTGGTCAAGATCGTGGTCAACATGGGTGTGGGCGACGCCGCCCGCGACTCCAAGCTGATCGACGGCGCCGTGCGCGACCTCACCACGATCACCGGCCAGAAGCCTGCCGTTACCAAGGCCCGCAAGTCCATCGCGCAGTTCAAGCTGCGCGAGGGCCAGCCGATCGGCTGCCACGTCACCCTTCGTGGTGACCGGATGTGGGAGTTCCTGGACCGTACGCTGTCGCTCGCGCTGCCGCGTATCCGTGACTTCCGCGGCCTGTCGCCGAAGCAGTTCGACGGCCGTGGCAACTACACCTTCGGTCTCACGGAGCAGGTCATGTTCCACGAGATCGACCAGGACAAGATCGACCGGGTCCGGGGCATGGACATCACCGTGGTCACCACGGCGACCAACGACGACGAGGGTCGTGCCCTCCTTCGTCACCTCGGCTTCCCGTTCAAGGAGAACTGACCGTGGCGAAGAAGTCCCTGATCGCTAAGGCTGCCCGCAAGCCGAAGTTCGGCGTTCGCGCGTACACGCGTTGCCAGCGCTGCGGCCGCCCGCACTCCGTCTACCGCAAGTTCGGCCTGTGCCGCGTGTGCCTTCGTGAGATGGCTCACCGTGGCGAGCTGCCGGGCGTGACCAAGAGCTCCTGGTAATCACCCCTTCGCCCTTTGGGCGTTGGGATGACCAGGAGACTCTCGGTAAGCATCTGGTCGGCAGGAGCCCGTCCTTTCATGCCGTAGGCTAGAAGGGTTGGGCGCCTGCCGCCCTAGACCGACTTACTACGCCGTAGGTCCCCGCACCGCACCCGTCCCGCCACTGAGTGGGGAGAGGGATGGCGCATACAGGAAACCCCGGCGAGAGAGGCCGAAGGCCAACTCATGACCATGACTGATCCGATCGCAGACATGCTCACGCGTCTGCGCAACGCGAACTCGGCATACCACGACTCCGTCGCGATGCCGCACAGCAAGATCAAGTCGCACATCGCGGAGATCCTCCAGCAGGAGGGCTTCATCACCGGCTGGAAGGTCGAGGACGCCGAGGTTGGCAAGAACCTCGTTCTCGACCTGAAGTTCGGTCCGAACCGCGAGCGCTCGATCGCCGGCATCAAGCGAATCTCGAAGCCGGGTCTGCGTGTTTACGCAAAGTCCACCAACCTGCCGAAGGTCCTCGGCGGCCTGGGCGTGGCGATCATCTCCACGTCCCACGGTCTCCTGACCGGCCAGCAGGCCAGCAAGAAGGGCGTAGGTGGGGAAGTCCTCGCCTACGTCTGGTAGTCGGGAATCGGAGGAATAGCTCATGTCGCGAATCGGCAAGCTCCCCATCCAGGTTCCCGCCGGTGTGGACGTCACCATCGATGGCCGCACGGTCGCGGTGAAGGGCCCCAAGGGTTCCCTCTCGCACACCGTCGCCGCGCCGATCGAGGTCACCAAGGGTGAGGACGGCGTTCTGAACGTCGTCCGCCCGAACGACGAGCGTCAGAACAAGGCCCTTCACGGCCTGTCCCGCACGCTGGTGGCGAACATGATCACCGGCGTGACCCAGGGATACAGCAAGGCGCTCGAAATCAGCGGTGTCGGTTACCGCGTCCAGGCGAAGGGCTCCAACCTGGAGTTCGCCCTGGGCTACAGCCACCCGATCCTCATCGAGGCTCCGGAAGGCATCACCTTCAAGGTCGAGTCGCCCACGAAGCTCAGCGTCGAGGGCATCGACAAGCAGAAGGTCGGCGAGGTAGCCGCCAACATCCGCAAGCTGCGGAAGCCCGACCCGTACAAGGCCAAGGGCGTCAAGTACGCGGGCGAGGTCATCCGCCGCAAGGTCGGAAAGGCTGGTAAGTAGCCATGGCATACGGCGTGAAGATCGCCAAGGGCGACGCGTACAAGCGCGCCTCCCGCAAGCGGCGCCACATCCGCGTCCGCAAGCACATCTCCGGTTCGCCGGAGCGTCCCCGCCTCGTCGTGACGCGTTCCAACCGTCACATCGTGGCCCAGGTCATCGACGACATCGCGGGCCACACGCTCGCGTCGGCGTCGACCCTGGACGTCTCCATCCGTGGTGGCGAGGGTGACAAGAGCGCTCAGGCCCAGCAGGTCGGCGCCCTGGTCGCCGAGCGCGCCAAGGCCGCAGGCGTCGAGGCCGTCGTGTTTGACCGCGGTGGTAACCAGTACGCCGGGCGGATTGCCGCTCTGGCTGACGCCGCCCGTGAAGCCGGGCTGAAGTTCTAAGCCCCGGTTCCTACGCACAGCGGACGTAACAGAGAGAGGTAATTCCAATGGCTGGACCCCAGCGCCGCGGAAGCGGTGCCGGTGGCGGCGAGCGGCGGGACCGGAAGGGCCGTGACGGTGGCCCCAGCGCCGCCGAGAAGACCGCGTACGTTGAGCGCGTTGTCGCGATCAACCGCGTCGCCAAGGTTGTGAAGGGTGGTCGTCGCTTCAGCTTCACCGCGCTGGTCGTGGTGGGCGATGGTGACGGCACCGTCGGTGTCGGTTACGGCAAGGCCAAGGAAGTTCCCGCGGCCATCGCCAAGGGTGTCGAGGAAGCCAAGAAGTCCTTCTTCAAGGTTCCGCGCATCCAGGGCACGATTCCTCACCCGATCACGGGCGAGAAGGCCGCGGGCGTCGTCCTGCTCAAGCCTGCTTCCCCGGGTACCGGCGTCATCGCCGGTGGTCCGGTGCGTGCCGTGCTCGAGTGCGCCGGCGTCCACGACGTCCTGTCGAAGTCGCTCGGTTCTTCCAACGCGATCAACATCGTGCACGCGACCGTGGCGGCCCTTCAGGGCCTGCAGCGTCCCGAGGAGATCGCGGCCCGCCGCGGTCTGCCCCTCGAGGACGTCGCCCCCGCGGCTCTGCTCCGTGCGCGTGCCGGGGCTGGTGCGTAATGGCCAGCCTCAAGATCACGCAGACGAAGTCGTACATCGGTAGCAAGCAGAACCACCGCGACACCCTGCGTTCGCTCGGGCTCAAGCGCCTGCACGACGTGGTTGTCAAGGAGGACCGCCCCGAGTTCCGCGGAATGGTTCACACCGTCCGCCACCTCGTGACGGTTGAGGAGGTTGACTGACATGGCGGAGAACAGCCCGCTGAAGGCCCACAACCTCCGGCCTGCCCCGGGCGCCAAGACCGCCAAGACCCGTGTGGGTCGTGGTGAGGCGTCCAAGGGTAAGACCGCAGGTCGTGGTACCAAGGGAACGAAGGCTCGTTACCAGGTTCCGCAGCGTTTCGAGGGTGGCCAGATGCCCCTCCACATGCGCCTGCCGAAGCTCAAGGGCTTCAAGAACCCGTTCCGCACGGAGTACCAGGTCGTGAACCTGGACAAGCTCGCGACGCTCTACCCCGAGGGTGGAGAGGTCACGGTGGCCGGCCTGGTCGCCAAGGGCGCCGTGCGCAACAACCACCTCGTCAAGGTCCTCGGACAGGGCGAGATCTCCGTGGCGCTGCAGGTTTCGGTTGACGCCGTCTCCGGCTCCGCCAAGGAGAAGATTGCCGCCGCCGGCGGCACCGTCACCGAGCTCGTCTGAGACAACTCGGACAACTCGATGTACTGAACACCCGACCGGGGATGCCTCTTCCAAGAGGCATCCCCGGTTGGTCGTTCCTAGGGGGGCATGGTCGCCGGTAAGGTGGCGTGAGTTGTGTGCTAACCCCTCGGGCACCCGCCCTGGGACACTTTGACTTTTTTTGTGTCCGTCGTATCCGTCGAACCTCAAGACCGTCACCTCTACGCATAGCGCGGGGGTCGCAGGAGGCACCGTGCTCACCGCGTTCGCCCGGGCGTTCAAGACGCCCGACCTGCGCAAGAAGCTGCTCTTCACGCTCGGCATCATCGTTCTCTATCGGCTCGGGGCACACATCCCCGTACCGGGAGTGAGTTACGAGAACGTCCAGACCTGTATCGACCAGGCCAGCAAGGGCAATAACAGCCTCTTCGGTCTCGTCAACATGTTCAGCGGTGGTGCGCTGCTGCAGATCACGATCTTCGCGCTCGGCATCATGCCGTACATCACGGCCAGCATCATTCTTCAGCTGCTGACCGTGGTCATCCCCCGACTGGAGGCCCTCAAGAAGGAGGGACAGTCCGGGCAGACCAAGATCACCCAGTACACGCGTTACCTCACGGTCGCGCTGGCCATCCTCCAGGGCACCGGCCTGGTGGCGACCGCCCGCAGCGGCGCGCTCTTCAGCAGCTGCTCGGTGGGCGACCAGATCGTCCCCAACTCCTCGATCTTCACCACGATCGTCATGGTCGTCACGATGACGGCCGGCACCGCCTGCGTCATGTGGCTCGGTGAGCTCATCACCGACCGCGGCATCGGCAACGGCATGTCGATCCTGATGTTCATCTCGATCGCCGCCAGCTTCCCGAGCGCCCTGTGGGCCATCAAGGAGAGCGGCAAGCTCGCCGACGGCTGGATCGAGTTCGGCACGGTCATCCTCATCGGCATGGTGATGGTGGGCCTCGTCGTCTTCGTCGAGCAGGCCCAGCGCCGCATCCCGGTGCAGTACGCGAAGCGCATGATCGGGCGCCGTTCCTACGGCGGTACGTCCACGTACATCCCGCTCAAGGTGAACCAGGCGGGCGTCATCCCCGTCATCTTCGCCTCCTCGCTCCTCTACATCCCGGCCCTGATCGTCCAGTTCTCCAACTCCAACGCGGGCTGGGCGAACTGGATCAAGGACCACTTCGTCAAGGGCGACCACCCGTACTACATCGCGTCCTACTTCCTCCTGATCGTCTTCTTCGCGTTCTTCTACGTGGCGATCTCGTTCAACCCCGAAGAAGTAGCCGACAACATGAAGAAGTATGGTGGGTTCATCCCGGGTATCCGGGCAGGTCGACCTACAGCCGAGTACCTGAGCTACGTGCTCAACAGGATCACTTGGCCGGGCTCGCTGTACCTGGGTCTGATCGCTCTGGTGCCGACGATGGCGTTGGCAGGCTTCGGCGGTGCGAACCAGAACTTCCCGTTCGGCGGGACGAGCATCCTCATCATCGTGGGTGTGGGTCTGGAAACCGTGAAGCAGATCGAGAGTCAGCTCCAGCAGCGCAATTACGAAGGGTTCCTCCGCTGATGCGAATCGTCCTCGTCGGGCCTCCTGGTGCCGGCAAGGGAACGCAGGCCGCGTACCTTGCCAAGAACCTGTCGATTCCGCACATCTCCACGGGCGACCTCTTCCGCGCCAACATCAGCCAGGGCACCGACCTTGGCAAGCAGGCCCGGTCCTACATGGACAAGGGTCAGCTGGTGCCGGACGAGGTGACCAACGCGATGGCCGAGGACCGCATGTCCCAGCCCGACGCGGCCGGTGGCTTCCTGCTCGACGGCTTCCCGCGCAACGTCGGCCAGGCCGAGGCGCTGGACGAGATGCTCAAGAGCAAGGGTGTGGCACTCGACGCGGTCCTGGACCTGGAGGTCCCCGAGGACGAGGTCGTGAAGCGGATCGCGGGTCGCCGCATCTGCCGCAACGACAGCTCGCACGTCTTCCACGTCGCGTACAACCAGCCGGAGACCGAGGGTGTCTGCGACACCTGCGGCGGCGAGCTGTACCAGCGGGACGACGACAACGAGGAGACGGTCCGCACCCGGCTGGAGGTCTACCACACCCAGACCGAGCCGATCATCGACTACTACCGCGAGCAGGGGCTGGTCGTGACCATCCCCGCCCTCGGCAAGGTCACCGAAGTGACCGAGCGGGCCATGGCGGCGCTCAAGTCCGACGAGGGCTGAGCACCACCCACGCAGTAACTTCCACAGCCGGCCGCGGTGCCCCAGGGCGCCGCGGCCGGCTGTTTGTCGCCGTATCGTGGATTCACGGTCACGTCGCGGCCCCCCGTCCCCGGAGGCGGGAGACGGTCCCCGTCCCCAGAGACGCAGATGCAGAGAGGCGCCCAGCAATGGTGCAGATCAAGACCCCGGAGCAGATCGCCAAGATGCGTGAGGCGGGCCTGGTGGTCGCCGCCATTCACGCCGCCACCCGCGAGGCCGCGGTACCGGGCGCTTCCACCCACGACCTCGACCAGGTCGCGCGCAAGGTGATCGCCGACCACGGCGCGAAGTCGAACTTCCTCGGGTACGGCGGGTTCCCGGCGACCATCTGCACCTCGGTCAACGACGTCGTCGTCCACGGCATCCCGGACGAGAAGACCGTCCTCAAGGACGGCGACATCATCTCCATCGACTGCGGCGCGATCGTGGACGGCTGGCACGGCGACGCCGCGTACACCGCCTTCGTGGGCACCGGACACGCTCCGGAACTGATCGAGCTCTCCCGGGTGACCGAGGAGTCGATGTGGGCCGGTATCGCCGCGATGAAGGTGAACAACCGCCTCCTCGACATCTCGAAGGCGATCGAGGGCTACATCCGCCGCCAGCCCCGCCCCGCCACCGGCAAGTACGGGATCATCGAGGACTACGGCGGCCACGGCATCGGCACCGAGATGCACATGGACCCGCACCTGCTGAACTACGTCTCCCGCAAGCGGGGCAAGGGCATCAAGCTGGTCCCCGGCGTCTGCCTGGCGATCGAGCCCATGGTCTCGCTCGGCACCGCGCAGACGAAGGTGCTCAGCGACGACTGGACCGTGCTCACCACCGACGGCAGCTGGTCCTCCCACTGGGAGCACTCCATCGCGCTCACGGAGGACGGCCCGCTGGTGCTGACCGCCCCGGACGGCGGAGCCGAGAAGCTCGCCCCGTACGGCGTCCAGGCGGCGCCGGACCCGCTGGCCTGAGCACGCGGCCCGGCGCCGGCCGATCGCCTCGCCCGTCGGGGCGTAAGGATCACGGACGCTGGGCAAACTTGACGGATTCGTCTTTTGGAGTCCGCTGACGTAGACTGACTCGTCGGCTCTCGTGCATCCGTGTGTCCACTTGGTGGTAGCAGGGCAGAGCGGGAGTCGATCAAGGTAGCCGATTCGAAAGGCGAAGCGTGGCCAAGAAGCAAGGTGCCATCGAAATCGAGGGCACCGTGATCGAGTCCCTCCCGAACGCAATGTTCCGGGTGGAGCTCCAGAACGGTCACAAGGTCCTCGCGCACATCAGCGGCAAGATGCGGATGCACTACATCCGTATCCTCCCCGATGACCGGGTCGTGGTGGAGCTCTCTCCGTACGACCTGACGCGTGGCCGGATCGTCTACCGGTACAAGTAGATCTTGCCCCCATCGCGCTGCGGCGCGGTGATGGCACTGACCCGGAGAACCTGACATCCCATGAAGGTCAAGCCGAGCGTCAAGAAGATCTGCGACAAGTGCAAGGTGATCCGCCGTCACGGCCGGGTCATGGTCATCTGCGAAAACCTGCGCCACAAGCAGCGCCAGGGCTGACGCACGACCCCCTGCATCTCGCAGTTCTTCGCGCGACGCACGTAATACGTACATACGCAGTGCCCGTCCAAGCCACGGCTGACGACACCTCCGGCGGGGGCCGGGGACCCGGGCGTACCACTGACTCGTTCGAGCGGTCGGCGGTCGGGAGCGGCACTGTGGAAGACCCCCGACTTAACAACTGGAGCCATTGAATGGCACGCGTTTCAGGTGTTGACATCCCGCGCGAAAAGCGCGTGGAGGTTGCCCTCACCTACGTCTTCGGCATCGGGCGCACCCGGTCCAAGGAGATCCTCGCCGCGACCGGCGTGAACCCGAACACCCGTGTTCGCGACCTGGCCGAAGAGGACCTCGTCAAGATCCGCGAGTTCGTCGACGCCAACCTGCGCACCGAGGGTGACCTCCGCCGCGAGATCCAGGGCGACATCCGCCGCAAGATCGAGATCGGCTGCTACCAGGGCATTCGCCACCGTCGTGGCCTGCCGGTGCACGGTCAGCGCACCAGCACGAACGCGCGTACCCGCAAGGGCCCGCGTCGCGCCATCGCCGGTAAGAAGAAGCCGGGCAAGAAGTAGTCCTCAGCGGACGCACTGCGAGGTCCGGACTTCCGGCCGAGCAGCAACCAGCGGTCTTCGCTGTAGGACCGATCACCTCCCCTCTCCATCTGGAGTAAGACATGCCCCCCAAGGGTCGTCAGGGCGCAGCCAAGAAGGTGCGTCGCAAGGAAAAGAAGAACGTCGCTCACGGCCACGCGCACATCAAGAGCACGTTCAACAACACCATCGTCTCGATCACGGACCCCTCGGGCAACGTGATCTCCTGGGCCTCCGCCGGCCACGTCGGCTTCAAGGGCTCGCGCAAGTCCACCCCCTTCGCCGCGCAGATGGCCGCCGAGTCGGCCGCCCGCCGCGCGCAGGAGCACGGCATGCGCAAGGTCGACGTCTTCGTCAAGGGTCCGGGCTCCGGCCGCGAGACCGCGATCCGCTCCCTCCAGGCCACGGGCCTCGAGGTCGGTTCGATCCAGGACGTCACCCCGACGCCGCACAACGGCTGCCGTCCGCCGAAGCGTCGCCGCGTCTGACGCATGACGGCCGGTGACGGCCGTCTGTGTTCACGCACACCTGTGGGACCGGGCGGTACCTCCCTTCGGGGGCGTACCGCCCGTACCCTTGTTGTATCTGTCGGGCATCAAATAGTGGGTGCCCACGACTGAAGGACATCAGCATGCTGATCGCCCAGCGCCCGTCGCTGACCGAAGAGGTCGTCGACGAGTTCCGCTCCCGGTTCGTCATCGAGCCGCTGGAGCCCGGTTTCGGTTACACCCTCGGCAACTCCCTGCGCC
The DNA window shown above is from Streptomyces sp. NBC_00247 and carries:
- the rpsC gene encoding 30S ribosomal protein S3; amino-acid sequence: MGQKVNPHGFRLGITTDFKSRWYADKLYKDYVKEDVAIRRMMTKGMERAGISKVEIERTRDRVRVDIHTARPGIVIGRRGAEADRIRGELEKLTGKQVQLNILEVKNPEVDAQLVAQAVAEQLSSRVSFRRAMRKSMQSSMKAGAKGIKIQCGGRLGGAEMSRSEFYREGRVPLHTLRANVDYGFFEAKTTFGRIGVKVWIYKGDVKNIAEVRAENAAARAGNRPARGGTDRPAGRGGRGGERGGRGRKPQQPGTVEAPKADAPAAAAPAAESTGTEA
- the rpsH gene encoding 30S ribosomal protein S8, which gives rise to MTMTDPIADMLTRLRNANSAYHDSVAMPHSKIKSHIAEILQQEGFITGWKVEDAEVGKNLVLDLKFGPNRERSIAGIKRISKPGLRVYAKSTNLPKVLGGLGVAIISTSHGLLTGQQASKKGVGGEVLAYVW
- the rpsK gene encoding 30S ribosomal protein S11, whose product is MPPKGRQGAAKKVRRKEKKNVAHGHAHIKSTFNNTIVSITDPSGNVISWASAGHVGFKGSRKSTPFAAQMAAESAARRAQEHGMRKVDVFVKGPGSGRETAIRSLQATGLEVGSIQDVTPTPHNGCRPPKRRRV
- the map gene encoding type I methionyl aminopeptidase, which encodes MVQIKTPEQIAKMREAGLVVAAIHAATREAAVPGASTHDLDQVARKVIADHGAKSNFLGYGGFPATICTSVNDVVVHGIPDEKTVLKDGDIISIDCGAIVDGWHGDAAYTAFVGTGHAPELIELSRVTEESMWAGIAAMKVNNRLLDISKAIEGYIRRQPRPATGKYGIIEDYGGHGIGTEMHMDPHLLNYVSRKRGKGIKLVPGVCLAIEPMVSLGTAQTKVLSDDWTVLTTDGSWSSHWEHSIALTEDGPLVLTAPDGGAEKLAPYGVQAAPDPLA
- the rpmJ gene encoding 50S ribosomal protein L36, which codes for MKVKPSVKKICDKCKVIRRHGRVMVICENLRHKQRQG
- the secY gene encoding preprotein translocase subunit SecY; the protein is MLTAFARAFKTPDLRKKLLFTLGIIVLYRLGAHIPVPGVSYENVQTCIDQASKGNNSLFGLVNMFSGGALLQITIFALGIMPYITASIILQLLTVVIPRLEALKKEGQSGQTKITQYTRYLTVALAILQGTGLVATARSGALFSSCSVGDQIVPNSSIFTTIVMVVTMTAGTACVMWLGELITDRGIGNGMSILMFISIAASFPSALWAIKESGKLADGWIEFGTVILIGMVMVGLVVFVEQAQRRIPVQYAKRMIGRRSYGGTSTYIPLKVNQAGVIPVIFASSLLYIPALIVQFSNSNAGWANWIKDHFVKGDHPYYIASYFLLIVFFAFFYVAISFNPEEVADNMKKYGGFIPGIRAGRPTAEYLSYVLNRITWPGSLYLGLIALVPTMALAGFGGANQNFPFGGTSILIIVGVGLETVKQIESQLQQRNYEGFLR
- a CDS encoding adenylate kinase; translated protein: MRIVLVGPPGAGKGTQAAYLAKNLSIPHISTGDLFRANISQGTDLGKQARSYMDKGQLVPDEVTNAMAEDRMSQPDAAGGFLLDGFPRNVGQAEALDEMLKSKGVALDAVLDLEVPEDEVVKRIAGRRICRNDSSHVFHVAYNQPETEGVCDTCGGELYQRDDDNEETVRTRLEVYHTQTEPIIDYYREQGLVVTIPALGKVTEVTERAMAALKSDEG
- the rpmD gene encoding 50S ribosomal protein L30, yielding MASLKITQTKSYIGSKQNHRDTLRSLGLKRLHDVVVKEDRPEFRGMVHTVRHLVTVEEVD
- the rplR gene encoding 50S ribosomal protein L18: MAYGVKIAKGDAYKRASRKRRHIRVRKHISGSPERPRLVVTRSNRHIVAQVIDDIAGHTLASASTLDVSIRGGEGDKSAQAQQVGALVAERAKAAGVEAVVFDRGGNQYAGRIAALADAAREAGLKF
- the rpmC gene encoding 50S ribosomal protein L29, with product MSVGTKASELRELGDEELLNKLREAKEELFNLRFQAATGQLENHGRLKSVRKDIARIYTLMRERELGIETVESA
- the rplX gene encoding 50S ribosomal protein L24, giving the protein MKIKKGDLVQVITGKDKGKQGKVIVAYPAQDRVLVEGVNRVKKHTKAGQTARGSQTGGIVTTEAPIHVSNVQLVVEKDGNKVVTRVGYRFDDEGNKVRVAKRTGEDI
- the rpsQ gene encoding 30S ribosomal protein S17, with the protein product MSEKTVTETNTDRSFRKTREGLVVSDKMDKTVVVAVEDRVKHALYGKVIRRTNKLKAHDEQNAAGVGDRVIIMETRPLSASKRWRIVEILEKAK
- the rplP gene encoding 50S ribosomal protein L16 — encoded protein: MLIPRRVKHRKQHHPKRSGMSKGGTQVAFGEYGIQALTPAYVTNRQIEAARIAMTRHIKRGGKVWINIYPDRPLTKKPAETRMGSGKGSPEWWIANVKPGRVMFELSYPNEKIAREALTRAAHKLPMKCRIVRREAGES
- the rplN gene encoding 50S ribosomal protein L14, which translates into the protein MIQQESRLRVADNTGAKEILTIRVLGGSGRRYAGIGDVIVATVKDAIPGGNVKKGDVVKAVIVRTVKERRRQDGSYIRFDENAAVILKNDGDPRGTRIFGPVGRELREKKFMKIISLAPEVL
- the rplO gene encoding 50S ribosomal protein L15: MAENSPLKAHNLRPAPGAKTAKTRVGRGEASKGKTAGRGTKGTKARYQVPQRFEGGQMPLHMRLPKLKGFKNPFRTEYQVVNLDKLATLYPEGGEVTVAGLVAKGAVRNNHLVKVLGQGEISVALQVSVDAVSGSAKEKIAAAGGTVTELV
- the rplE gene encoding 50S ribosomal protein L5, translated to MTATTSPRLKTRYREEIAGKLREEFSYENVMQIPGLVKIVVNMGVGDAARDSKLIDGAVRDLTTITGQKPAVTKARKSIAQFKLREGQPIGCHVTLRGDRMWEFLDRTLSLALPRIRDFRGLSPKQFDGRGNYTFGLTEQVMFHEIDQDKIDRVRGMDITVVTTATNDDEGRALLRHLGFPFKEN
- a CDS encoding type Z 30S ribosomal protein S14 → MAKKSLIAKAARKPKFGVRAYTRCQRCGRPHSVYRKFGLCRVCLREMAHRGELPGVTKSSW
- the rplF gene encoding 50S ribosomal protein L6, translating into MSRIGKLPIQVPAGVDVTIDGRTVAVKGPKGSLSHTVAAPIEVTKGEDGVLNVVRPNDERQNKALHGLSRTLVANMITGVTQGYSKALEISGVGYRVQAKGSNLEFALGYSHPILIEAPEGITFKVESPTKLSVEGIDKQKVGEVAANIRKLRKPDPYKAKGVKYAGEVIRRKVGKAGK
- the rpsE gene encoding 30S ribosomal protein S5, with the protein product MAGPQRRGSGAGGGERRDRKGRDGGPSAAEKTAYVERVVAINRVAKVVKGGRRFSFTALVVVGDGDGTVGVGYGKAKEVPAAIAKGVEEAKKSFFKVPRIQGTIPHPITGEKAAGVVLLKPASPGTGVIAGGPVRAVLECAGVHDVLSKSLGSSNAINIVHATVAALQGLQRPEEIAARRGLPLEDVAPAALLRARAGAGA
- the rpsM gene encoding 30S ribosomal protein S13, encoding MARVSGVDIPREKRVEVALTYVFGIGRTRSKEILAATGVNPNTRVRDLAEEDLVKIREFVDANLRTEGDLRREIQGDIRRKIEIGCYQGIRHRRGLPVHGQRTSTNARTRKGPRRAIAGKKKPGKK
- the infA gene encoding translation initiation factor IF-1, whose product is MAKKQGAIEIEGTVIESLPNAMFRVELQNGHKVLAHISGKMRMHYIRILPDDRVVVELSPYDLTRGRIVYRYK